In Lutra lutra chromosome 13, mLutLut1.2, whole genome shotgun sequence, one genomic interval encodes:
- the TOR1A gene encoding torsin-1A, protein MKLGRAALGLLLLAPVAVRAVEPISLGLALAGVLTGYIYPRLYCLFTECCGQKRSLSREALQKDLDSKLFGQHLAKKVILNAVSGFISNPKPKKPLTLSLHGWTGTGKNFVSKIIAENIYEGGLNSDYVHLFVATLHFPHASNITLYKDQLQLWIRGNVSACARSIFIFDEMDKMHAGLIDAIKPFLDYYDHLDGVSYQKAIFIFLSNAGAERITDVALDFWRSGKQREEIKLKDMEPALSVSAFNNKNSGFWHSSLIDRNLIDYFVPFLPLEYKHLKMCIRVEMQSRGFEIDEDIVTKVADEMTFFPKEERVFSDKGCKTVFTKLDYYYDD, encoded by the exons ATGAAGCTGGGCCGGGCCGCACTGGGCCTGCTGCTGCTGGCGCCGGTGGCGGTGCGGGCGGTGGAGCCCATCAGCCTGGGACTGGCCCTGGCCGGCGTCCTCACCGGCTACATCTACCCGCGTCTCTACTGCCTCTTCACGGAGTGCTGCGGACAGAAGCGGAGCCTCAGCCGGGAAG CGCTGCAGAAGGATCTAGACAGCAAGCTCTTCGGACAGCATCTTGCAAAGAAAGTCATCTTAAATGCTGTATCCGGCTTCATAAGCAACCCGAAGCCGAAGAaacccctcaccctctctctgcacGGGTGGACGGGCACGGGCAAAAATTTTGTCAGCAAGATCATCGCGGAGAATATTTACGAGGGTGGTCTGAACAGTGACTATGTCCACCTGTTTGTGGCCACGCTGCACTTTCCACACGCCTCCAACATCACGCTGTATAAG GACCAGTTACAGTTGTGGATCCGTGGCAACGTGAGTGCCTGTGCGAGGTCCATCTTCATCTTCGATGAGATGGACAAGAtgcatgctggcctcatagatgCCATCAAGCCTTTCCTAGACTATTATGACCACTTGGACGGGGTCTCTTACCAGAAAGCCATCTTCATATTTCTCAG CAATGCTGGAGCCGAAAGGATTACAGACGTGGCTTTAGATTTCTGGAGaagtgggaagcagagggaggagatcAAGCTCAAAGACATGGAGCCAGCCTTGTCCGTGTCGGCCTTCAATAACAAGAATA gtGGCTTTTGGCATAGCAGCCTAATTGACCGAAACCTCATTGATTATtttgttcccttcctccccctggaATATAAACATCTAAAAATGTGCATCAGAGTCGAAATGCAGTCCCGAGGCTTTGAAATTGACGAGGACATTGTAACCAAAGTGGCTGATGAGATGACGTTTTTCCCCAAAGAGGAGAGAGTTTTCTCTGACAAAGGCTGCAAAACTGTGTTCACCAAGTTAGATTACTACTACGATGACTGA
- the C13H9orf78 gene encoding splicing factor C9orf78 homolog isoform X2 has protein sequence MSRTQRRLKLEETREVQNLRKRPNGVSAVALLVGEKVQEETTLVDDPFQMKTGGMVDMKKLKERGKDKISEEEDLHLGTSFSAETNRRDEDADMMKYIETELKKRKGIVEHEEQKVKPKNAEDCLYELPENIRVSSAKKTEEMLSNQMLSGIPEVDLGIDAKIKNIISTEDAKARLLAEQQNKKKDSETSFVPTNMAVNYVQHNRFYHEELNAPIRRNKEEPKARPLRVGDTEKPEPERSPPNRKRPATEKATDDYHYEKFKKMNRRY, from the exons ATGAGCAGGACTCAGAGGAG ATTAAAACTAGAAGAGACCCGCGAGGTGCAGAACTTGAGGAAGAGGCCCAACGGGGTGAG tGCTGTGGCCCTGCTGGTGGGAGAAAAGGTACAAGAAGAGACCACCCTAGTG GATGATCCCTTTCAGATGAAGACAGGCGGTATGGTggacatgaagaaactgaaggaaagagGCAAAGATAA GATCAGTGAGGAGGAAGATCTCCACCTGGGAACATCATTTTCTGCAGAAACCAACCGAAGGGACGAGGATGCTGACAT GATGAAGTACATTGAGACAGAgctgaagaagaggaaggggattGTGGAACACGAGGAACAGAAAGTCAAGCCGAAGAATGCAGAGGACTGTCTTTACGAACTTCCAGAAAACATCCGCGTTTCCTCAGCAAAGAAGACCGAAGAGATGCTTTCCAACCAGATGCTCAGTGGCATCCCCGAGGTGGACCTTGGCATCGA tgctaaaataaaaaacatcatttCCACGGAGGATGCCAAGGCCCGTCTGCTGGCAGAGCAGCAGAACAAGAAGAAAGACAGCGAGACATCTTTCGTGCCCACAAACATGGCCGTGAATTACGTGCAGCACAACCGAT TTTATCACGAGGAGCTCAATGCCCCCATACGGAGAAACAAAGAAGAGCCCAAAGCCCGACCCTTGAGAGTGGGGGACACAGAGAAGCCAGAGCCCGAGC GGTCCCCTCCTAACCGCAAGCGGCCCGCTACTGAGAAGGCCACCGACGACTATCACTATGAGAAGTTCAAGAAGATGAACAGACGGTACTAA
- the TOR1B gene encoding torsin-1B isoform X1, whose protein sequence is MSGAMWRAASLGRGVTLGLLLTVHAVAAFEPITVGIAIGAASALTGYLSYKDLYCRFAECCREEQRLNASALKLELEEKLFGQHLATEVILKALTGFKNNKNPKKPLTLSLHGWAGTGKNFVSQIVAENLHSKGLKSNFVHLFVSTLHFPHEQQIKLYQDQLQGWIRGNVSACASSVFIFDEMDKLHPGVIDAIKPFLDYYEQVDGVSYRKAIFIFLSNAGGDLITKIALDFWRAGRKREDIQLKDLEPVLSVGVFNNKHSGLWHSGLIDRNLIDYFIPFLPLEYRHVKMCIRAEMRARGSVIDEDIVTRVAEEMTFFPKSEKIYSDKGCKTVQSRLDFH, encoded by the exons ATGAGTGGGGCGATGTGGCGGGCTGCTAGCCTAGGACGTGGGGTGaccctggggctgctgctgacGGTCCACGCGGTGGCGGCGTTCGAGCCCATCACCGTGGGCATCGCCATCGGGGCCGCGTCGGCGCTCACCGGCTACCTGTCCTACAAGGACCTTTACTGCCGCTTCGCCGAGTGCTGCCGCGAGGAGCAGCGGCTCAACGCGTCGG CCCTCAAGCTGGAATTAGAGGAGAAGCTGTTTGGGCAGCATCTGGCCACAGAGGTGATTCTCAAGGCGCTGACGGGCttcaagaacaacaaaaatcccaaGAAACCGCTGACTCTTTCCTTACATGGCTGGGCCGGCACGGGCAAGAATTTTGTCAGCCAAATTGTGGCAGAAAATCTTCACTCCAAAGGCCTGAAGAGTAACTTTGTCCACCTGTTTGTCTCCACGCTGCACTTTCCTCACGAGCAGCAGATAAAACTGTACCAG GATCAGTTACAAGGATGGATTCGGGGTAACGTGAGTGCGTGTGCGAGCTCTGTGTTCATATTTGACGAGATGGACAAATTGCACCCTGGGGTCATCGACGCAATCAAGCCGTTTCTAGACTACTACGAGCAGGTCGATGGCGTGTCTTACCGGAAGGCCATCTTCATCTTTCTCAG CAATGCCGGTGGGGACCTCATAACTAAGATTGCCCTTGACTTTTGGCGGgcgggaagaaagagggaagacatTCAGCTGAAGGACTTGGAACCCGTGCTGTCTGTCGGAGTCTTCAACAATAAACACA GTGGCCTGTGGCACAGCGGACTGATAGACCGGAACCTCATCGATTACTtcatccccttcctccctctggagTACAGACACGTGAAGATGTGTATACGGGCGGAGATGAGGGCCCGCGGCTCTGTCATAGATGAGGACATTGTCACCAGAGTGGCAGAGgaaatgacttttttccccaaaagcgAGAAAATCTACTCAGACAAGGGCTGCAAGACCGTGCAGTCACGGTTGGATTTTCACTGA
- the C13H9orf78 gene encoding splicing factor C9orf78 homolog isoform X1: protein MPVTGKSFRRRRADSESEEDEQDSEEVRLKLEETREVQNLRKRPNGVSAVALLVGEKVQEETTLVDDPFQMKTGGMVDMKKLKERGKDKISEEEDLHLGTSFSAETNRRDEDADMMKYIETELKKRKGIVEHEEQKVKPKNAEDCLYELPENIRVSSAKKTEEMLSNQMLSGIPEVDLGIDAKIKNIISTEDAKARLLAEQQNKKKDSETSFVPTNMAVNYVQHNRFYHEELNAPIRRNKEEPKARPLRVGDTEKPEPERSPPNRKRPATEKATDDYHYEKFKKMNRRY from the exons ATGCCGGTCACCGGCAAGAGTTTCCGCCGGCGCCGGGCAGACTCAGAGTCGGAGGAAGATGAGCAGGACTCAGAGGAGGTTCG ATTAAAACTAGAAGAGACCCGCGAGGTGCAGAACTTGAGGAAGAGGCCCAACGGGGTGAG tGCTGTGGCCCTGCTGGTGGGAGAAAAGGTACAAGAAGAGACCACCCTAGTG GATGATCCCTTTCAGATGAAGACAGGCGGTATGGTggacatgaagaaactgaaggaaagagGCAAAGATAA GATCAGTGAGGAGGAAGATCTCCACCTGGGAACATCATTTTCTGCAGAAACCAACCGAAGGGACGAGGATGCTGACAT GATGAAGTACATTGAGACAGAgctgaagaagaggaaggggattGTGGAACACGAGGAACAGAAAGTCAAGCCGAAGAATGCAGAGGACTGTCTTTACGAACTTCCAGAAAACATCCGCGTTTCCTCAGCAAAGAAGACCGAAGAGATGCTTTCCAACCAGATGCTCAGTGGCATCCCCGAGGTGGACCTTGGCATCGA tgctaaaataaaaaacatcatttCCACGGAGGATGCCAAGGCCCGTCTGCTGGCAGAGCAGCAGAACAAGAAGAAAGACAGCGAGACATCTTTCGTGCCCACAAACATGGCCGTGAATTACGTGCAGCACAACCGAT TTTATCACGAGGAGCTCAATGCCCCCATACGGAGAAACAAAGAAGAGCCCAAAGCCCGACCCTTGAGAGTGGGGGACACAGAGAAGCCAGAGCCCGAGC GGTCCCCTCCTAACCGCAAGCGGCCCGCTACTGAGAAGGCCACCGACGACTATCACTATGAGAAGTTCAAGAAGATGAACAGACGGTACTAA
- the TOR1B gene encoding torsin-1B isoform X2 — MSGAMWRAASLGRGVTLGLLLTVHAVAAFEPITVGIAIGAASALTGYLSYKDLYCRFAECCREEQRLNASALKLELEEKLFGQHLATEVILKALTGFKNNKNPKKPLTLSLHGWAGTGKNFVSQIVAENLHSKGLKSNFVHLFVSTLHFPHEQQIKLYQDQLQGWIRGNVSACASSVFIFDEMDKLHPGVIDAIKPFLDYYEQVDGVSYRKAIFIFLRWPVAQRTDRPEPHRLLHPLPPSGVQTREDVYTGGDEGPRLCHR, encoded by the exons ATGAGTGGGGCGATGTGGCGGGCTGCTAGCCTAGGACGTGGGGTGaccctggggctgctgctgacGGTCCACGCGGTGGCGGCGTTCGAGCCCATCACCGTGGGCATCGCCATCGGGGCCGCGTCGGCGCTCACCGGCTACCTGTCCTACAAGGACCTTTACTGCCGCTTCGCCGAGTGCTGCCGCGAGGAGCAGCGGCTCAACGCGTCGG CCCTCAAGCTGGAATTAGAGGAGAAGCTGTTTGGGCAGCATCTGGCCACAGAGGTGATTCTCAAGGCGCTGACGGGCttcaagaacaacaaaaatcccaaGAAACCGCTGACTCTTTCCTTACATGGCTGGGCCGGCACGGGCAAGAATTTTGTCAGCCAAATTGTGGCAGAAAATCTTCACTCCAAAGGCCTGAAGAGTAACTTTGTCCACCTGTTTGTCTCCACGCTGCACTTTCCTCACGAGCAGCAGATAAAACTGTACCAG GATCAGTTACAAGGATGGATTCGGGGTAACGTGAGTGCGTGTGCGAGCTCTGTGTTCATATTTGACGAGATGGACAAATTGCACCCTGGGGTCATCGACGCAATCAAGCCGTTTCTAGACTACTACGAGCAGGTCGATGGCGTGTCTTACCGGAAGGCCATCTTCATCTTTCTCAG GTGGCCTGTGGCACAGCGGACTGATAGACCGGAACCTCATCGATTACTtcatccccttcctccctctggagTACAGACACGTGAAGATGTGTATACGGGCGGAGATGAGGGCCCGCGGCTCTGTCATAGATGA